CGACTCGCCCTGGTCGTCGACACGGTCGACCCGCTCTACATCGAGCACAACCCGTCCGGCGCGCGGCTGACCTTCTCCTCACCGGCGAACGACCCGTCGTACGTGTCGATCCCACTGCGCGAGCAGTGATCTCCGGCCGGCGCCGGGCGGGTATGGCTCTGTGACTGCTGCCCCCTGCTGCCCCTGGTCCAGGGGCTGTGGGGGGATCCCCACCCGGCAGCAGCGTCCCTGGTCGTGACCGGGGCCACCGCCACGACCTTGGGGACGGACGGAACATCGTAGTCGAGGTCGGACACGGCGGGGATTCCGGCGGTGAAATGCGCCGTTCGTCTCGGCATGGGTGGTACTCCCCGCTCAGTGATGGAGGATCTTCGAGAGGAAGTCCCGGGCGCGCTCGCTGCTGGGGTTGGTGAAGAACTCGTCGGGGCTGCGGTCCTCGACGATGCGGCCGTCGGCCATGAACACGACGCGGTTGGCGGCCGAGCGGGCGAAGCCCATCTCATGGGTGACGACCACCATCGTCATGCCGTCGCGGGCGAGTTGGCGCATGACCTCGAGAACCTCGTTGATCATCTCCGGGTCGAGCGCGGAGGTGGGCTCGTCGAACAGCATCACCTTGGGCCCCATGGCGAGGGCGCGGGCGATGGCGACGCGCTGCTGCTGGCCGCCGGAGAGCTGCGCCGGGTACTTGTCCGCCTGGTCGGCCACGCCGACGCGGTCGAGGAGTTCACGGGAGCGCCTTTCGGCGTCCTCCTTCTTCTTCCCGCGGACCTTGACCTGGCCCAGCGAGACGTTCTGCAGGACCGTCTTGTGGGCGAAGAGGTTGAAGGACTGGAAGACCATGCCGACTTCGGCGCGCAGCCGCGCGAGGGCCTTGCCCTCCTCGGGCAGCGGCTGCCCGTCCAGCAGGATCGTGCCGGACTCGACGGTCTCCAGCCGGTTGATGGCCCGGCACAGGGTCGACTTCCCCGAGCCCGACGGGCCGATGACGACGACCACCTCC
Above is a window of Streptomyces sp. DT2A-34 DNA encoding:
- a CDS encoding amino acid ABC transporter ATP-binding protein, producing the protein MAVDPLIELRDVNKHFGDLHVLQDINLTVGKGEVVVVIGPSGSGKSTLCRAINRLETVESGTILLDGQPLPEEGKALARLRAEVGMVFQSFNLFAHKTVLQNVSLGQVKVRGKKKEDAERRSRELLDRVGVADQADKYPAQLSGGQQQRVAIARALAMGPKVMLFDEPTSALDPEMINEVLEVMRQLARDGMTMVVVTHEMGFARSAANRVVFMADGRIVEDRSPDEFFTNPSSERARDFLSKILHH